A stretch of Candidatus Brocadiaceae bacterium DNA encodes these proteins:
- a CDS encoding type II toxin-antitoxin system VapC family toxin has protein sequence MEITLDTHAFIWYLDKSLNNKLSQKALKAIKEAEDSYSVYLPIIVLMEVLYLVEKGRVNLSFPKLLLNLEESINYEIIPFDIRLLKIAETIKGLEAHDRLILATAILTGSPLVSNDKEIHTKGIKVIW, from the coding sequence ATGGAAATAACCTTGGATACGCACGCCTTTATTTGGTATTTAGACAAAAGCCTGAATAATAAGTTATCTCAAAAGGCGTTGAAGGCTATTAAAGAGGCCGAAGATTCATATAGCGTTTACTTACCAATAATAGTTTTAATGGAAGTGCTTTATTTGGTAGAAAAAGGGCGTGTTAATTTGTCATTTCCTAAGCTTTTATTAAACTTAGAAGAAAGCATCAACTATGAGATAATCCCTTTCGACATCAGATTATTAAAAATAGCCGAAACAATAAAAGGATTAGAGGCACACGATAGATTAATACTTGCAACAGCCATATTGACTGGTAGTCCACTTGTTAGCAACGATAAGGAAATACACACTAAAGGAATTAAAGTTATATGGTGA
- a CDS encoding helix-turn-helix domain-containing protein — protein MPIQLGELKLYSLKELSKSLGITTFTLRTYIRQGKLRARKMGTKWLVTEDALREYFKGTQELKREDRISLHGITSNSKVTEKDIEEAKSIWK, from the coding sequence ATGCCTATTCAATTAGGGGAATTAAAACTTTACTCACTAAAAGAATTATCAAAGAGTTTGGGTATCACAACGTTTACTTTGAGGACATACATTCGACAGGGAAAGCTCAGGGCAAGGAAAATGGGTACTAAATGGCTTGTTACAGAAGATGCCCTAAGAGAATATTTCAAAGGAACCCAGGAGTTAAAAAGAGAAGATCGTATTTCTCTGCATGGAATAACGAGCAACAGTAAAGTAACCGAAAAAGACATTGAAGAAGCAAAAAGTATATGGAAATAA